One segment of Anopheles stephensi strain Indian chromosome 3, UCI_ANSTEP_V1.0, whole genome shotgun sequence DNA contains the following:
- the LOC118512796 gene encoding gamma-soluble NSF attachment protein: MSSKIEEAQEHIRQAEKCLKTSLLKWRPDFDNAAEEYNKAATCFRNAKSLDQCRDCLMKSSDCHRQNRALFHAAKCLDQAILICKEMNNLGDIRKLAERSCNLYQQHGSPESGATVLDKAAKILEQTHPEDALQLYKQAVDVVTIEDSTRQGAEYASKVARIMVKLGMYDQAADAIRREIGLHQQVGSEGAIGRLAVALVLVQLARGDYVAAEKAFKEWGNCCDAAEVQTLESLLQAYDDEDPELAQRALSSPFIRHMDVEYARLARDLPLPKGVSIAPKANVIENAAASYVSPNSGAAGDAAAKPSGPGAGNDDDEGGLC, from the exons ATGTCGAGCAAAATTGAGGAAGCACAGGAACATATCCGACAGGCGGAGAAATG CTTGAAGACATCGCTGTTGAAATGGAGGCCAGATTTCGATAATGCAGCTGAAGAGTATAACAAAGCAG CCACCTGCTTCCGGAACGCAAAGTCATTGGACCAGTGCCGTGACTGTCTGATGAAATCGTCCGACTGCCATCGGCAGAACCGTGCCCTGTTTCACGCAGCCAAGTGTCTCGATCAGGCCATACTGATTTGCAAGGAAATGAACAATCTCGGCGATATACGTAAGCTGGCGGAACGGTCGTGCAATCTGTACCAGCAGCACGGTTCACCCGAGTCGGGCGCGACCGTGCTGGACAAGGCGGCAAAGATACTGGAACAGACGCACCCGGAAGATGCACTGCAGCTGTACAAGCAGGCGGTGGATGTTGTTACG ATTGAAGATTCGACCCGCCAGGGTGCAGAGTACGCTAGCAAAGTGGCCCGCATTATGGTGAAGCTCGGTATGTACGATCAGGCAGCGGACGCAATCCGGCGCGAGATCGGACTGCATCAGCAGGTCGGTTCGGAAGGTGCAATCGGGAGGCTAGCGGTGGCCCTGGTGCTGGTACAGCTTGCCCGCGGTGACTACGTGGCCGCGGAGAAAGCGTTCAAGGAGTGGGGCAACTGTTGCGATGCTGCCGAAGTGCAAACGCTGGAATCGTTGCTGCAG GCATACGACGACGAGGATCCGGAGCTGGCACAGCGAGCACTCTCGTCACCGTTCATCCGGCACATGGACGTGGAGTATGCCCGGTTGGCGCGCGATCTACCCCTGCCGAAGGGTGTTTCGATCGCACCGAAAGCGAACGTCATCGAAAATGCGGCCGCCTCCTACGTGTCCCCCAACAGTGGGGCTGCGGGTGAT GCCGCGGCAAAACCATCCGGTCCGGGTGCTGGAAACGATGATGACGAGGGTGGCCTGTGTTAG
- the LOC118512795 gene encoding pleiotropic regulator 1 produces the protein MEEVQRHSVHTLVFRSLKRTHDFFVANQSLLPEIDDKLEKVKFNIKARDTYGLVFDRTAKAKALAAKRGDSDQADGQNGVKDGVLAITAGEQEGIAPDSTNTQTALVPASTPTSQNTSSAVQILPKKAPTIPKPKWHAPWKLCRVISGHLGWVRCVAVEPGNEWFATGAADRVIKIWDLASGKLKLSLTGHVSTVRALAVSPRHPYLFSCGEDRQVKCWDLEYNKVIRHYHGHLSAVYTMSLHPTIDVLVTAGRDSTARVWDMRTKANIHTLTGHTNTVASVVTQAANPQIITGSHDSTVRLWDLAAGKSMCTLTNHKKSVRAIVLHPSLYMFASASPDNIKQWRCPEGNFIQNLSGHNSIVNCMAVNPEGVLVSGGDNGTMFFWDWRTGYNFQRFQAAVQPGSMDSEAGIFSMTFDQSGSRLITTEADKTIKIYKEDDEATEESHPINWRPEIIKRRKY, from the exons ATGGAGGAAGTTCAGCGACATTCGGTGCACACGTTGGTGTTCCGTTCGCTAAAACGTACCCACGATTTCTTTGTGGCCAATCAATCGTTGCTGCCGGAGATTGACGATAAGCT CGAAAAGGTTAAGTTTAACATCAAGGCACGAGACACGTACGGGTTGGTGTTTGATCGTACGGCCAAAGCAAAGGCATTGGCTGCCAAGCGAGGTGACAGTGATCAAGCCGATGGGCAGAATGGTGTAAAGGATGGGG TTCTTGCTATAACGGCCGGGGAACAGGAAGGAATCGCCCCGGACAGTACCAATACGCAGACAGCACTCGTACCGGCATCGACACCGACCTCACAGAACACGTCCAGCGCGGTACAAATACTGCCGAAGAAAGCACCAACCATTCCGAAACCCAAATGGCACGCACCGTGGAAACTGTGCCGCGTCATTTCAGGGCATCTCGGTTGGGTGCGTTGCGTTGCAGTGGAACCGGGTAATGAATGGTTCGCGACCGGTGCCGCCGATCGGGTCATTAAAATTTGGGATCTAGCCAGTGGCAAGCTGAAGCTTTCCCTTACCGGACACGTTAGCACCGTGCGGGCGCTTGCCGTCAGCCCGCGCCATCCCTATCTGTTCAGCTGTGGCGAGGACCGGCAGGTGAAGTGCTGGGATTTGGAGTACAACAAGGTGATACGGCACTACCATGGGCATCTGTCGGCGGTGTACACGATGTCACTGCATCCGACGATCGACGTGCTCGTAACGGCGGGCCGCGATTCGACGGCACGCGTGTGGGATATGCGCACCAAGgcaaacatacacacgctGACCGGGCACACGAATACGGTCGCGAGCGTTGTGACGCAGGCAGCCAATCCACAGATCATTACCGGCAGCCACGATTCGACCGTGCGGTTGTGGGATTTGGCCGCCGGAAAGAGTATGTGCACGCTGACCAATCACAAGAAAAGTGTGCGTGCGATCGTGCTGCATCCCTCGCTGTACATGTTTGCATCGGCATCGCCGGACAACATTAAGCAGTGGCGCTGTCCGGAAGGGAACTTTATACAGAATCTCAGCGGACACAACTCGATCGTGAACTGTATGGCGGTAAATCCGGAGGGTGTGCTAGTGTCCGGTGGGGACAATGGAACGATGTTCTTCTGGGATTGGCGCACCGGGTACAACTTTCAGCGCTTCCAGGCGGCGGTACAGCCGGGTTCGATGGACAGTGAGGCGGGCATCTTTTCCATGACGTTTGATCAGTCGGGTTCGAGACTGATAACGACCGAGGCGGACAAGACGATTAAAATTTACAAGGAGGACGATGAGGCGACGGAAGAATCGCATCCGATCAACTGGCGGCCGGAGATTATTAAGCGCAGGAAGTACTAG